The Bdellovibrionales bacterium genome window below encodes:
- a CDS encoding DUF4214 domain-containing protein, whose product MQNSQKKLLFGITMTCATLVALLVFQNCGSKKFNGSSSEASLDAPLDENGQPYCREDQRLVSGICVNYNSTKDCNATALARYRADAKTSDDAKLTFSYCHFLGRMPEKEGYDFWLSSFSTYGRSYQFAGLFVGAGISWEKCKSKSSSNPTSPNSCNDSASVAVANMYNVALKRNGASSEISYWVNQWPNIGSNFRERAGNLGLNFANSPEFQSMYGDVF is encoded by the coding sequence TTGCAAAATTCACAAAAGAAACTATTATTTGGAATCACGATGACGTGTGCAACACTTGTGGCTCTCCTTGTGTTTCAAAACTGTGGGTCCAAGAAGTTCAATGGGAGTTCGTCGGAAGCCTCATTAGACGCGCCTTTGGATGAAAACGGGCAGCCTTACTGTCGCGAGGATCAAAGGCTCGTTTCTGGAATTTGCGTCAATTATAACTCAACGAAAGATTGCAATGCGACAGCCCTCGCTCGTTATCGTGCGGATGCCAAAACCAGCGACGATGCTAAGCTGACTTTTTCTTACTGCCATTTTTTAGGACGAATGCCAGAGAAAGAAGGGTATGACTTTTGGTTATCCTCTTTTTCGACGTACGGCCGTTCCTATCAGTTCGCGGGCCTGTTCGTAGGTGCAGGGATCAGTTGGGAAAAGTGTAAAAGTAAAAGTTCATCAAATCCCACATCACCGAATTCATGTAATGACAGTGCTTCGGTGGCTGTCGCCAACATGTACAATGTGGCTCTTAAGCGCAATGGAGCCTCTTCGGAGATTTCTTATTGGGTGAATCAGTGGCCCAATATTGGCTCGAACTTTCGCGAGCGAGCTGGAAACTTAGGGCTTAACTTTGCGAATTCTCCGGAATTTCAGAGTATGTACGGAGATGTGTTCTAG
- a CDS encoding VIT family protein — protein sequence MLPESHRSEHIGWLRAAVLGANDGIVSTASLIVGVAAANSSHQSILLTGIAGLAAGAMSMAAGEYVSVSSQADTENADLAKEQAELESNVEFEREELAQIYISRGLDPDLAARVSEQLMEHDALGSHARDELGIMGPLRARPLQAAFASAGAFSIGAALPLLLVLVSPQKNLITFVSLASLIFLGILGAVAARVGGANVWKGAARVGLWGALAMALTAGIGTIFGLAV from the coding sequence ATGCTCCCAGAATCTCACCGCTCCGAACATATAGGTTGGCTGCGCGCCGCGGTCCTCGGCGCCAACGACGGAATCGTTTCTACGGCAAGTCTTATTGTCGGAGTCGCCGCCGCAAACTCTTCTCATCAAAGTATTCTACTGACAGGGATTGCCGGTCTTGCCGCCGGTGCGATGTCCATGGCGGCAGGAGAATATGTGTCTGTGAGTTCTCAAGCCGATACAGAAAATGCGGATCTCGCCAAAGAACAGGCTGAGCTGGAGTCGAATGTTGAGTTTGAGCGTGAGGAATTGGCCCAGATTTATATCTCGCGCGGCCTAGACCCCGATCTCGCCGCCCGCGTTTCCGAACAGTTGATGGAGCATGATGCCCTTGGAAGTCATGCTCGCGACGAACTTGGAATTATGGGGCCTCTCCGGGCTCGCCCTCTTCAGGCGGCATTCGCCTCTGCCGGAGCTTTTTCGATCGGTGCCGCGCTCCCCCTACTCCTGGTTCTCGTCTCTCCTCAGAAAAACTTGATCACCTTTGTTTCATTGGCTTCTCTCATTTTTCTCGGCATCCTTGGCGCTGTCGCGGCCCGTGTGGGTGGCGCCAACGTATGGAAAGGGGCCGCAAGGGTCGGTCTCTGGGGAGCTCTGGCCATGGCTCTCACCGCTGGGATCGGCACGATCTTCGGCCTCGCAGTTTAG